The proteins below come from a single Kosakonia sp. SMBL-WEM22 genomic window:
- a CDS encoding DUF4440 domain-containing protein, which yields MKRYTTEIIDAHIAIEAWLGRGEGDCAALMARFSDRFSMITPGGATLDKPALVNFFQAQCAARAGLSIRVDDIELLAEWESGAALRYRETQQLPDQAAHQRWSTVVLDKDNGKLLWRHLHETALAG from the coding sequence ATGAAGCGTTATACGACGGAGATTATTGATGCCCATATCGCCATTGAGGCATGGCTGGGCCGCGGTGAAGGGGATTGCGCGGCGCTGATGGCGCGATTTAGCGACCGGTTCAGCATGATTACCCCAGGTGGCGCGACGCTTGATAAACCTGCACTGGTCAACTTTTTCCAGGCGCAGTGCGCGGCGCGGGCGGGACTGAGCATCCGTGTGGATGATATCGAATTACTGGCAGAGTGGGAAAGCGGTGCGGCGCTGCGCTACCGCGAGACGCAACAGTTACCCGATCAGGCGGCGCATCAGCGCTGGTCAACGGTGGTGCTTGATAAAGATAACGGGAAGCTGTTGTGGCGGCACCTGCACGAAACGGCCCTTGCCGGGTAG
- a CDS encoding MFS transporter produces the protein MRYRNKVAVVYLLGFFLDLINMFIASVAFPAMAESLHASVSALAWVSNGYIAGLTVAILFSALLTRFIGARRLFMLSLLLFSAAGLAAGFADSLDSLITWRVVQGLGGGLLIPVGQALAWQQFKPHERAKISSAVMLVALLAPACSPAVGGLLVELLGWRWIFFVTLPLALLTLLLAGCWLKEEAKPAVSRRLLDLSLLKNSLLRFAMLIYLCVPGMFIGVSVVGMFYLQRMMALTPAVTGALMVPWSLASALAISVTGRYFNRLGPRPLVIIGALLQAAGIVMLLLVTPSTPLAVLIASFALMGAGGSLCSSTAQSCAFLTIDNQAMPDASALWNLNRQLSFFIGATLLAFVLGLLQQVMPPLSAYRGTFTLAAIITLFPLLGALRLDNPHPLQQLKQEQP, from the coding sequence ATGAGGTATCGCAACAAAGTCGCGGTGGTCTATCTGCTGGGCTTTTTTCTTGATTTGATCAATATGTTTATCGCCAGCGTCGCCTTTCCGGCGATGGCGGAGAGCCTGCATGCATCGGTCTCTGCGCTGGCATGGGTCAGCAATGGCTATATCGCAGGGTTGACGGTGGCGATCCTCTTCAGCGCGCTACTGACCCGCTTTATTGGGGCACGGCGGCTCTTTATGCTGTCGCTGTTGCTCTTCAGCGCTGCGGGACTGGCGGCGGGGTTTGCCGACTCACTGGACAGCCTGATTACCTGGCGCGTGGTGCAGGGCCTGGGCGGCGGGTTGCTGATCCCGGTTGGGCAAGCGCTCGCCTGGCAACAGTTCAAACCTCATGAGCGGGCGAAAATCTCCTCTGCGGTGATGCTGGTAGCTCTGCTCGCCCCCGCCTGTTCACCCGCTGTCGGTGGGCTACTGGTGGAACTGCTCGGCTGGCGCTGGATCTTCTTCGTCACGCTGCCGCTGGCGCTGCTGACGCTGCTGCTGGCCGGGTGCTGGCTGAAAGAGGAGGCCAAGCCCGCCGTGTCGCGCCGGCTGCTCGATCTCTCTTTGCTGAAGAACTCACTGCTGCGCTTCGCCATGCTTATCTACCTCTGCGTGCCGGGGATGTTTATTGGCGTCAGCGTGGTGGGGATGTTCTACCTGCAGCGCATGATGGCGCTCACACCTGCGGTGACGGGCGCGTTAATGGTGCCGTGGTCCCTCGCCTCCGCGCTGGCGATCTCCGTGACCGGGCGTTATTTCAATCGCCTCGGCCCGCGACCACTGGTCATAATTGGCGCTCTGCTACAGGCGGCAGGCATTGTGATGCTACTACTTGTTACCCCGTCGACGCCGCTGGCAGTACTTATTGCGAGTTTCGCGCTGATGGGCGCGGGCGGAAGCCTGTGCAGCAGCACCGCGCAGAGCTGCGCTTTTCTCACCATCGATAATCAGGCGATGCCGGATGCCAGCGCGCTGTGGAATCTTAACCGCCAGTTAAGCTTTTTTATCGGTGCCACGCTGCTGGCATTTGTTCTCGGCCTGCTGCAACAGGTTATGCCGCCCCTTTCCGCTTATCGCGGGACATTTACCCTCGCTGCCATAATTACGCTTTTCCCGCTTTTGGGCGCGCTGCGCCTTGATAACCCACACCCCCTGCAACAGCTAAAACAGGAGCAACCATGA
- a CDS encoding protein-L-isoaspartate(D-aspartate) O-methyltransferase — protein sequence MVSKRIQDLLNQLRAQGIKDEQVLEALSRVPREKFIDEAFEHKAWENVALPIGQGQTISQPYMVARMTELLELTPDSRVLEIGTGSGYQTAILAHLVHHVCSVERIKGLQWQARRRLKQLDLHNVSTRHGDGWQGWQARAPFDAIIVTAAPPEIPAALMSQLDDGGILVLPVGDELQQLKRVRRRGSEFMIDTVEAVRFVPLVRGELA from the coding sequence ATGGTAAGCAAACGCATCCAGGACCTACTCAATCAGTTACGTGCTCAGGGCATCAAAGATGAACAGGTGCTTGAAGCGCTATCGCGGGTGCCGCGCGAGAAATTTATCGACGAGGCGTTTGAACACAAAGCGTGGGAAAACGTCGCGCTGCCCATTGGTCAGGGGCAAACCATCTCCCAACCCTATATGGTTGCGCGCATGACCGAGCTGCTCGAGCTGACGCCCGATTCGCGCGTGCTGGAGATTGGCACCGGTTCCGGTTACCAGACGGCGATCCTCGCCCATCTGGTGCACCATGTCTGCTCCGTTGAGCGGATTAAAGGGCTGCAGTGGCAGGCGCGCCGCCGCCTCAAGCAGCTCGATCTGCACAATGTCTCCACGCGTCACGGTGATGGCTGGCAAGGATGGCAAGCACGCGCGCCATTTGACGCTATTATTGTGACAGCCGCTCCGCCTGAAATTCCCGCCGCGCTGATGTCGCAGCTGGATGACGGCGGCATTCTCGTTTTGCCCGTGGGCGACGAACTCCAGCAGTTAAAGCGGGTTCGTCGGCGGGGAAGCGAATTTATGATTGATACCGTTGAAGCCGTGCGCTTTGTTCCGCTTGTACGTGGTGAGCTGGCCTGA
- the nlpD gene encoding murein hydrolase activator NlpD, with protein sequence MVSLWLAGCSNSNNTPAPVSSVGGSANGSDNSGMLITPPPAMSTNAQQPQMQQVQPVQPVQPVQPVQPMQSQPVQVQPVQTVDGHIVYNRKYGNIPKGSYTGGSTYTVKRGDTLFYIAWITGNDFRDLAQRNNVAAPYGLHVGQTLQVGNASGTPITGGNAITQADASEQGIVSKTAQNSTAVVASKPTITYSETSGEQSANKMLPNNKPATPVTAPVTAPSVSTTTEPTVSSTTTSSPISTWRWPTEGNVIDNFSATEGGNKGVDIAGSKGQAIIATADGRVVYAGNALRGYGNLIIIKHNDDYLSAYAHNDTMLVREQQEVKAGQKIATMGSTGTSSTRLHFEIRYKGKSVNPLRYLPQR encoded by the coding sequence CTGGTTTCGCTTTGGCTGGCAGGGTGTTCAAATTCCAACAATACTCCTGCACCGGTCAGTTCGGTAGGCGGAAGCGCCAACGGCAGCGACAACTCCGGCATGCTCATTACGCCGCCGCCTGCCATGAGCACGAATGCACAGCAGCCGCAAATGCAGCAAGTCCAGCCGGTACAGCCTGTTCAACCCGTACAGCCGGTGCAGCCAATGCAGTCGCAACCTGTTCAGGTTCAGCCGGTGCAGACGGTTGATGGTCACATTGTCTATAACCGCAAGTACGGCAATATCCCGAAAGGGAGCTATACCGGTGGCAGCACCTATACCGTCAAACGCGGCGATACCCTCTTCTACATCGCCTGGATCACCGGCAACGATTTCCGTGACCTTGCGCAGCGCAACAATGTGGCCGCGCCGTATGGTTTGCACGTTGGGCAGACATTGCAGGTGGGGAATGCATCTGGTACACCTATCACGGGTGGAAATGCAATAACGCAGGCTGATGCATCGGAACAAGGAATAGTCTCAAAAACTGCGCAAAATTCAACCGCGGTGGTTGCTTCGAAACCGACAATTACGTATTCTGAGACCTCAGGTGAACAAAGTGCTAATAAAATGTTGCCGAACAACAAGCCTGCGACACCTGTCACAGCGCCTGTTACGGCACCTTCCGTTAGTACAACAACCGAACCGACTGTCAGCAGTACAACAACCAGCTCGCCGATTTCAACATGGCGCTGGCCGACTGAAGGCAACGTTATCGATAACTTCTCTGCCACCGAGGGTGGTAACAAAGGGGTCGATATCGCAGGCAGTAAAGGACAGGCTATCATCGCGACCGCAGATGGACGCGTAGTATATGCCGGTAACGCACTGCGCGGTTACGGTAATCTTATCATCATAAAACACAACGATGATTACCTGAGTGCCTACGCCCATAACGACACAATGCTGGTCCGGGAACAACAAGAAGTGAAGGCGGGGCAAAAAATAGCGACTATGGGTAGCACCGGAACCAGCTCTACACGCTTGCATTTTGAAATTCGTTACAAGGGGAAATCCGTAAACCCGCTGCGTTATTTGCCGCAGCGATAA
- a CDS encoding LysR family transcriptional regulator, with product MLNLQRVAMFIAVVDTGSFTAAAATLGQTKAVLSFNIRQLEDSLGVALLLRSTRRLTLTEAGSLFYQRGVALLRDAENLQDEVQANHIGLSGELRITTTPEYGAQVVIPALAAFSECHPALRIRHVSSSHHADLISERFDVAIRLGTLADSRYHAALISRFDILPVAAPQWLSQHPITTLHALAHAPWIIHERLASPLRWQVTDAAGSGETLEIKQPARIFADSAQALMSFALAGCGVALLPAWLVQNALAEGRLVHLLPEWRFAPQGVYAVYADTQHLSAKVRALVDFLRHWVAQEGVAG from the coding sequence ATGCTCAATCTGCAACGCGTCGCCATGTTTATCGCCGTCGTCGACACCGGCAGTTTTACCGCCGCGGCGGCAACGCTCGGGCAGACAAAAGCGGTGCTCAGTTTCAATATCCGCCAGCTGGAGGATTCGCTGGGCGTGGCGCTGCTGCTGCGCTCCACCCGCCGCTTAACGCTCACCGAGGCGGGGAGCCTCTTTTACCAGCGCGGCGTGGCGCTGTTACGGGATGCTGAAAACTTGCAGGATGAGGTACAGGCAAACCATATCGGGCTCAGCGGCGAGCTGCGCATCACCACCACGCCTGAGTATGGCGCGCAGGTGGTGATCCCTGCGCTGGCGGCTTTCAGCGAGTGTCACCCGGCATTGCGTATTCGCCACGTCTCCTCGTCCCATCACGCGGATCTGATTAGCGAGCGTTTCGACGTCGCTATTCGCCTTGGCACGCTGGCCGACTCCCGCTATCACGCAGCACTGATTTCACGCTTTGATATTCTTCCGGTTGCCGCGCCGCAGTGGCTCAGCCAGCATCCGATAACGACGCTGCACGCCCTGGCACACGCGCCGTGGATTATTCATGAGCGGCTCGCTTCCCCGCTGCGCTGGCAGGTCACTGACGCGGCGGGCAGCGGAGAAACGCTGGAGATAAAGCAGCCAGCACGCATTTTCGCTGACAGTGCGCAAGCCTTGATGTCATTTGCCCTTGCCGGCTGTGGCGTGGCGCTGCTGCCAGCGTGGCTGGTGCAAAACGCGCTGGCTGAAGGGCGGCTGGTACATCTGTTGCCTGAGTGGAGGTTTGCGCCGCAAGGGGTTTATGCGGTGTATGCCGATACGCAGCATCTCTCTGCCAAAGTGCGCGCGCTGGTCGATTTTTTACGCCATTGGGTAGCGCAGGAAGGTGTTGCCGGATGA
- the rpoS gene encoding RNA polymerase sigma factor RpoS, whose product MSQNTLKVHDLNEDAEFDENGTEAFDEKVLVEEEPSDNDLAEEELLSQGATQRVLDATQLYLGEIGYSPLLTAEEEVYFARRALRGDVASRRRMIESNLRLVVKIARRYSNRGLALLDLIEEGNLGLIRAVEKFDPERGFRFSTYATWWIRQTIERAIMNQTRTIRLPIHIVKELNVYLRTARELSHKLDHEPSAEEIAEQLDKPVDDVSRMLRLNERITSVDTPLGGDSEKALLDILADEKDNGPEDTTQDDDMKQSIVKWLFELNAKQREVLARRFGLLGYEAATLEDVGREIGLTRERVRQIQVEGLRRLREILQTQGLNIEALFRE is encoded by the coding sequence ATGAGTCAGAATACGCTGAAAGTTCATGATTTAAATGAAGATGCGGAATTTGATGAGAACGGAACAGAGGCTTTTGACGAAAAAGTCTTGGTAGAAGAGGAACCCAGTGATAATGACCTGGCTGAAGAAGAGCTGTTATCGCAGGGTGCAACACAGCGTGTTTTAGACGCGACTCAGCTTTATCTGGGGGAAATTGGGTACTCCCCGCTTTTGACGGCCGAAGAAGAAGTTTATTTTGCACGCCGTGCATTACGAGGTGATGTTGCCTCCCGCCGTCGCATGATCGAAAGTAACTTGCGTCTGGTGGTGAAGATTGCCCGTCGATACAGCAATCGTGGTCTGGCTCTGCTGGATCTGATTGAAGAGGGCAACCTGGGGCTGATCCGCGCCGTTGAAAAATTTGACCCAGAACGTGGGTTCCGTTTCTCAACTTACGCGACCTGGTGGATTCGTCAGACCATCGAGCGGGCTATCATGAACCAAACCCGCACTATTCGTCTGCCGATTCACATCGTCAAAGAGCTGAACGTCTATCTGCGTACCGCGCGTGAGTTGTCCCATAAACTGGACCACGAACCGAGCGCAGAAGAGATTGCTGAACAGTTAGATAAACCTGTTGATGATGTCAGCCGTATGCTGCGTCTCAACGAGCGCATTACCTCAGTTGACACGCCGCTGGGCGGTGATTCTGAAAAAGCGCTGCTGGATATCCTGGCCGATGAAAAAGACAACGGTCCGGAAGACACCACGCAGGACGATGATATGAAACAGAGCATCGTCAAATGGCTGTTCGAACTGAACGCCAAACAGCGTGAAGTGCTGGCACGTCGTTTCGGTCTGCTGGGTTATGAGGCTGCAACACTTGAAGATGTAGGCCGTGAAATTGGCCTCACTCGTGAACGTGTTCGCCAGATTCAGGTTGAAGGTCTGCGTCGTTTGCGCGAAATCCTGCAAACGCAAGGGCTGAATATCGAAGCGCTGTTCCGCGAATAA